One part of the Natronorubrum sediminis genome encodes these proteins:
- a CDS encoding ribonuclease H family protein yields MAAHGRSALRDLFDESPTPHIAHPPRTHHRDFYVATDGSFRKSGGGLGAVIETRDGTRVARVATMDTPPDNNVAEYRALHLGLDILAARAPRDARVGVLIDHDALASNVNSTILARNHPDGKPPRPVSVPPATRYHWRGIQARLNGFGEVRAARIDSDQNPAHPLANEPGRYRHVNREPDRCVLPETPDPAPNEFPPPSRANRNGGGRASD; encoded by the coding sequence ATGGCCGCTCACGGCCGGTCCGCACTGCGGGACCTGTTCGACGAGTCGCCCACACCCCACATCGCCCACCCGCCACGGACCCATCATCGTGACTTCTACGTCGCTACCGACGGGTCCTTCCGGAAATCGGGCGGTGGACTGGGCGCCGTAATCGAAACACGCGACGGCACCCGTGTCGCCCGCGTTGCGACCATGGATACACCGCCCGACAACAACGTCGCCGAGTACCGTGCACTCCACCTCGGTCTCGACATACTGGCAGCCCGTGCGCCTCGAGACGCCCGCGTTGGCGTCCTCATCGACCACGACGCCCTCGCCAGCAACGTCAACAGCACGATCCTCGCGAGGAACCATCCGGACGGAAAACCACCGCGTCCGGTCTCCGTCCCACCCGCCACACGCTATCACTGGCGGGGCATTCAGGCCCGACTCAACGGCTTCGGCGAAGTCCGTGCCGCACGCATCGATAGCGACCAGAACCCGGCACACCCACTTGCAAACGAACCTGGCCGCTATCGCCACGTCAACCGCGAACCCGACCGCTGCGTCCTCCCCGAAACGCCCGACCCGGCCCCGAACGAGTTCCCGCCACCCTCTCGAGCGAATCGAAACGGCGGCGGAAGAGCGTCGGACTGA
- a CDS encoding DUF2240 family protein: MSLRVAVAAPFIQNGTQCLQENEFVVALSLDRDWFSPDQSKRLLDVATREGLLEHTDDGLEATFDPSSVTVPEEFSPDDDLLRERSPFERVLDTLVAEGVEKHEAVGAINTLQQELGVTIETAAVVYARREGIDVRELAPVARSSLQAEDAEAEGR; the protein is encoded by the coding sequence ATGAGCCTCCGGGTCGCCGTCGCCGCCCCGTTCATTCAGAACGGCACGCAGTGTTTACAGGAAAACGAGTTCGTCGTGGCGCTCTCGCTCGATCGAGACTGGTTCTCCCCCGACCAATCGAAGCGATTGCTCGACGTCGCGACGCGTGAGGGCCTCCTCGAGCACACCGACGACGGACTCGAGGCGACGTTCGACCCGTCTTCGGTGACGGTGCCAGAGGAGTTTTCGCCGGACGACGACCTGCTTAGAGAGCGCTCGCCGTTCGAACGCGTTCTCGATACCCTCGTCGCGGAGGGCGTCGAGAAACACGAAGCAGTGGGCGCGATTAACACACTCCAGCAAGAACTCGGTGTGACGATCGAGACCGCAGCGGTCGTCTACGCCCGTCGCGAAGGGATCGACGTACGCGAACTGGCACCCGTTGCACGGTCGTCGCTCCAGGCCGAGGACGCGGAAGCCGAAGGGCGTTAA
- a CDS encoding ABC transporter permease: MIPDRLKSNLRREWNESLLAKVGLAIAIVIILLALFAPVLATHNPHTTGNFDEHGNPYPPMGVEHDTHMWEEGEDGQERVSYTVEPSDEHYLGTNNIGQDVFSRVLFGARTSLLVGLLGTGLATAFGVPFGLVSGYYGGRIDDGMMRIADIMLAFPSLVLAIALIGVFGPSTQYIPDPIVMAGFAEGMPEYAVLPGTVTLVVALVTWVWFARVARGEAMSIRNEEYVKAAKSLGAPNRTILLRHVLPNSLTPVIVLATIQVAAIILLESSLSYLGFSGTTLSWGYEIQQGQDYLATAWWIATVPGIAIVLAVISINLLGDWLRDSLDPNIEGEGGGAG; encoded by the coding sequence ATGATTCCCGACCGACTCAAATCGAACCTGCGCCGGGAGTGGAACGAGAGCTTGCTCGCGAAGGTCGGCCTCGCGATCGCGATCGTAATCATCCTGTTGGCCCTGTTCGCACCAGTTCTCGCGACGCACAACCCCCACACGACGGGCAACTTCGACGAGCACGGCAACCCCTACCCGCCGATGGGCGTCGAGCACGACACCCACATGTGGGAGGAGGGTGAGGACGGCCAGGAACGGGTGAGCTACACCGTCGAACCGAGCGACGAGCACTACCTCGGCACGAACAACATCGGACAGGACGTGTTCTCGAGGGTCCTCTTCGGTGCCCGAACGTCGCTCCTCGTGGGCTTACTCGGAACGGGGTTAGCGACTGCGTTCGGCGTTCCCTTCGGCCTCGTCTCGGGCTACTACGGGGGTCGGATCGACGACGGCATGATGCGGATCGCGGACATCATGCTCGCGTTCCCGTCGCTCGTCCTCGCGATCGCGCTCATCGGCGTCTTCGGACCCAGCACGCAATACATTCCCGATCCGATCGTGATGGCCGGGTTCGCCGAGGGAATGCCCGAGTACGCCGTTCTCCCGGGAACCGTCACGCTCGTCGTCGCCCTCGTCACGTGGGTGTGGTTCGCCCGCGTCGCCCGCGGCGAGGCCATGTCGATCCGCAACGAAGAGTACGTCAAGGCGGCGAAGAGCCTCGGTGCGCCCAATCGGACGATCCTGCTCAGGCACGTCCTGCCCAACAGCCTCACGCCGGTGATCGTGCTCGCGACGATTCAGGTCGCCGCGATCATCCTCCTCGAGAGTTCGCTCTCCTACCTGGGCTTTTCGGGGACGACACTCTCGTGGGGCTACGAAATTCAACAGGGCCAAGACTACCTCGCGACGGCGTGGTGGATCGCGACGGTGCCGGGTATCGCGATCGTGCTCGCCGTGATCAGTATCAACCTCCTGGGCGACTGGCTCCGGGATTCCCTCGACCCGAACATCGAGGGCGAGGGCGGAGGTGCCGGCTAA
- a CDS encoding Gfo/Idh/MocA family protein, translating into MVVQTAVVGAGTVSRSHLAGVRKHPDMELVAVCDLDEQRARERAREFGTMAVTDYTELLEELDCVHVCTPVQTHFEIAKRAIEAGVAVIIEKPSTVTAEEVEKLEELATEHDVPATVIHNHLFYPAVRKVRRLIDDGELGEIRSVNTLYAGLTPPDMVNRGSWVFELPGGEFEEGLPHPIYSLLGIGGLPASEADLSAQTVLSREYEDDFSYDQAQVQYVSRDGALCNVTMLSGTLSQRLHVVTGSEQSVILDEINQSIYRIDEEYTNSVVTRSKKGFDLSAAQLRSTLENAKSVAVSRFDDSWEAKAKTDSHAAIFGEFVEAIEGDGEVPVSLEQSRWTIRVLEEIRKSARRRVGDLEAMAGDETDTAEPTTDLDAEATVDAEL; encoded by the coding sequence ATGGTTGTCCAAACCGCAGTCGTTGGTGCAGGAACCGTATCGCGTTCACACCTCGCAGGCGTTCGCAAACATCCCGATATGGAACTCGTGGCAGTGTGTGATCTCGACGAACAACGGGCCCGGGAACGGGCGCGGGAGTTCGGGACGATGGCCGTCACTGACTACACTGAACTGCTCGAGGAACTCGACTGCGTGCACGTTTGTACGCCGGTTCAGACTCACTTCGAAATCGCGAAGCGAGCGATCGAGGCGGGCGTCGCCGTCATCATCGAGAAGCCGTCGACCGTCACCGCCGAGGAGGTCGAGAAACTCGAGGAACTCGCGACGGAACACGACGTCCCGGCGACGGTAATTCACAACCACCTCTTTTACCCCGCTGTCCGGAAGGTTCGTCGGCTGATCGACGACGGCGAACTCGGAGAGATCAGGTCGGTCAACACGCTCTACGCCGGGCTCACGCCGCCGGATATGGTCAACCGAGGTTCCTGGGTATTCGAACTGCCGGGAGGCGAGTTCGAGGAGGGCCTCCCCCACCCGATCTACTCGCTGCTCGGCATCGGTGGTCTCCCCGCCAGTGAGGCAGACCTCTCCGCCCAGACGGTGCTCTCGCGTGAGTACGAAGACGACTTCAGCTACGACCAGGCACAGGTCCAGTACGTCTCTCGAGATGGGGCACTCTGCAACGTCACGATGCTCTCAGGAACGCTCTCCCAGCGACTCCACGTCGTCACCGGCTCAGAGCAATCGGTGATCCTCGACGAGATTAATCAGTCGATTTATCGCATCGACGAGGAGTACACCAACTCGGTCGTCACCCGATCGAAGAAAGGGTTCGACCTCTCGGCGGCCCAACTGCGCAGCACGCTCGAGAACGCGAAATCTGTCGCCGTCTCGCGCTTCGACGACAGTTGGGAAGCCAAAGCGAAGACGGACTCACACGCGGCAATCTTCGGGGAGTTCGTCGAGGCGATCGAGGGCGACGGGGAGGTCCCCGTCTCCCTCGAACAGTCGCGGTGGACGATCCGGGTGCTCGAGGAGATCCGCAAGTCGGCACGTCGCCGCGTCGGTGATCTCGAGGCGATGGCCGGCGACGAGACTGACACCGCGGAGCCGACGACGGATCTCGACGCCGAGGCGACCGTCGACGCTGAGTTGTGA
- a CDS encoding ABC transporter substrate-binding protein, whose amino-acid sequence MAWVPHENSTRRSFLTAVGATSVVAVAGCLGEEGEDTDELVITQGEFVENTDPNDHNATPYYNVFDQVYEPMFEVTEDGEIEERVVTEWSHPDDGVVELTLRDDVVFHNGEDLTASDVAYTLRRQVDEDVGFASDQVAGLTTVTGAEAEDDTTVIVEHEGSESLVEFQLASFCRAVNEEWVEDQEQPIDGDMMGTGPYELEEYEPDVQAVFTRFDDYWGDEPAYERVRINAAAESSSRVGAVQTGESDLVVNVPPTDVDDVDTDDGIEIRNVTSNRNIFLVMKNEIEPFDSQEFRQAMNYAVDNQGIIDSILGQFGEPMTQPIPEGLFGYNPDLEPYEQDQSQAEELVEESGYADEEITLYTMEGRYLNDAEVAQTAADQIDQLENVDCDFETVPFDDVSDAAGEGPDYEEIPFFLLGWGNPTGDADYGLSPWFTSGGGQFNFADEDIEEQLLESQQIDDEDEREEQLQDINEQLREEAPWVFLHLEESIYGVRDDLEWEPRADESLYAEEMG is encoded by the coding sequence ATGGCATGGGTGCCACACGAGAATTCAACACGACGGTCGTTTCTGACAGCCGTTGGCGCAACGTCTGTAGTCGCAGTCGCTGGTTGTCTCGGCGAGGAGGGGGAAGACACCGACGAACTGGTCATCACGCAGGGTGAGTTTGTCGAAAACACCGATCCGAACGATCACAACGCGACACCGTACTACAACGTCTTCGATCAGGTCTACGAGCCGATGTTCGAGGTGACAGAAGACGGCGAGATCGAAGAACGCGTGGTCACGGAGTGGAGTCACCCCGACGATGGCGTTGTCGAACTGACGCTCAGAGACGACGTCGTCTTTCACAACGGGGAGGACCTCACCGCGAGCGACGTCGCCTACACGTTGCGGCGACAGGTCGACGAAGACGTCGGCTTCGCGAGCGACCAGGTGGCCGGACTCACCACGGTCACCGGGGCCGAAGCCGAGGACGACACCACGGTGATCGTCGAACACGAGGGATCGGAATCTCTCGTCGAGTTCCAGCTCGCGAGTTTCTGTCGCGCCGTCAACGAAGAGTGGGTCGAAGACCAGGAGCAACCGATCGACGGCGACATGATGGGAACCGGCCCCTACGAACTCGAGGAGTACGAACCCGACGTGCAAGCCGTTTTCACGCGCTTCGACGACTACTGGGGCGACGAACCGGCGTACGAACGAGTGCGGATCAACGCGGCCGCCGAGTCGAGTTCCCGCGTGGGCGCGGTCCAAACCGGCGAGAGCGACCTCGTCGTCAACGTGCCGCCGACGGACGTCGACGACGTCGACACCGACGACGGAATCGAGATTCGCAATGTCACCAGCAACCGAAACATCTTCCTGGTGATGAAAAACGAAATCGAACCCTTCGACAGTCAGGAGTTCCGGCAGGCGATGAACTACGCGGTCGACAACCAGGGGATCATCGACTCCATCCTCGGGCAGTTCGGCGAGCCGATGACCCAGCCCATTCCCGAGGGGCTCTTCGGCTACAACCCGGACCTCGAGCCCTACGAACAGGATCAGAGCCAAGCCGAAGAACTCGTCGAGGAGAGCGGCTACGCGGACGAAGAGATCACGCTCTACACGATGGAGGGGCGATACCTCAACGACGCCGAGGTCGCCCAGACCGCGGCCGACCAGATCGACCAACTCGAGAACGTCGACTGTGATTTCGAAACCGTTCCGTTCGACGACGTCTCCGACGCGGCGGGAGAAGGGCCCGATTACGAGGAGATCCCATTCTTCCTGCTCGGTTGGGGGAATCCGACCGGCGACGCCGACTACGGGCTCTCACCGTGGTTCACGAGCGGGGGTGGCCAGTTCAACTTCGCCGACGAGGACATCGAGGAGCAACTCCTCGAGAGCCAACAGATCGACGACGAGGACGAGCGAGAGGAGCAACTCCAGGATATCAACGAACAACTCAGAGAGGAGGCACCGTGGGTGTTCCTCCATCTCGAGGAGAGTATCTACGGCGTCCGCGACGACCTCGAGTGGGAGCCACGCGCCGATGAGAGCCTCTACGCGGAAGAGATGGGCTGA
- a CDS encoding ABC transporter permease translates to MSYGKFLVKRILQGFVVIWGVVTVTFGLRAVSPGDPVNLIVDPAASPELREQIREDLGLNEPIYVQYIEYLQGLVVGDLGYSYQSSREVSTMVIERIPATLELAIAATIVATVIAIPLGVISATRRNQPSDYGATLFSLVGISTPNFWLGIMLILVLAVQFGIFPTGQRPVGFADAMHSLITTGYAHDLVTWVRHITLPAIALGTYFTALITRLTRSGMIDELGKPYVTATEAKGLPGVLIRYKHVLRNTMIPIITVLGLQLGTLIGGAVITETVFSWPGLGLRLINAIYALDWPLIQGIIIFIGVGFVVINIFVDSLYAYLNPRVVDE, encoded by the coding sequence ATGTCGTACGGAAAATTCCTGGTCAAACGCATCCTGCAAGGGTTCGTCGTCATCTGGGGGGTCGTCACAGTCACGTTCGGGCTCCGAGCCGTCTCGCCCGGAGATCCGGTGAATCTGATCGTCGACCCCGCGGCTTCGCCGGAGCTACGCGAGCAGATTCGCGAGGATCTCGGCTTGAACGAGCCGATTTACGTTCAGTACATCGAGTACCTCCAGGGACTCGTCGTCGGCGACCTCGGCTACTCCTATCAGTCGAGTCGGGAGGTGTCGACGATGGTCATCGAACGAATCCCTGCCACGCTCGAGCTGGCGATCGCGGCGACCATCGTCGCGACCGTCATCGCGATTCCGTTGGGCGTGATCAGCGCGACGAGACGCAATCAGCCCTCTGATTACGGCGCGACGCTGTTCTCGCTGGTCGGGATCAGCACGCCGAACTTCTGGCTCGGAATCATGTTGATCCTCGTGTTGGCCGTCCAGTTCGGGATCTTCCCGACGGGCCAGCGACCGGTCGGATTCGCCGACGCGATGCACTCCCTGATCACGACCGGCTACGCACACGACCTCGTGACGTGGGTGCGTCACATCACGTTGCCCGCGATCGCTCTCGGGACGTACTTCACGGCGTTGATCACCCGGCTCACCCGTAGCGGCATGATCGACGAGCTCGGGAAACCGTACGTGACAGCCACTGAGGCGAAGGGGCTGCCGGGCGTTTTGATCCGGTACAAGCACGTCCTGCGGAACACGATGATCCCGATCATCACCGTGCTTGGCCTCCAACTCGGCACGTTGATCGGCGGCGCGGTCATCACCGAAACGGTCTTCTCCTGGCCCGGGCTCGGCTTGCGGCTGATCAACGCCATCTACGCGCTCGACTGGCCGCTCATTCAGGGCATCATCATCTTCATCGGCGTCGGCTTCGTCGTGATCAACATCTTCGTCGACTCGCTGTACGCCTACCTCAACCCGCGGGTGGTCGACGAATGA